The following are from one region of the Actinopolyspora halophila DSM 43834 genome:
- a CDS encoding GNAT family N-acetyltransferase has product MIEHDVRPLAESEFRASHDLFRKALNAPAVTDEGWRSLAERYEPGRAWGDHIDGQLAGTTMSFASSLALPGGAELPAAAVTAVGVRADLTRRGVLTELMRAQLDEVRRRGEAAAMLHASETAIYGRFGYGVATRSRTVALETARAAPRDRAPGGGRVRLVDTDEAAEILPGLYRALGVVRAGMIARPSAWWRTHLGRRELHGGYAVVAVHSDSDGVDDGFAVWMPSGNDYRFGDGRTTLRVLDLHAADQAATAALWWFLLGVDLADEVVAIERPLDEPLEWWLADSRQCRVRDVYDGLWVRPVDVPAMFRERAYGTAEPVVLEVRDGLLPDNAGCYLVGPDGAEPTERDPQLSVDVAELASLLFGEARPSTLAEANLVEAHDPKALLPADRLFATLERAWCGTHF; this is encoded by the coding sequence GTGATTGAACATGATGTCCGTCCCCTCGCCGAGTCCGAGTTCCGCGCTTCGCACGACCTTTTCCGGAAGGCGTTGAACGCCCCGGCGGTCACGGACGAGGGATGGCGAAGTCTGGCCGAGCGCTACGAGCCCGGTCGCGCGTGGGGAGACCACATCGATGGTCAACTGGCCGGAACGACCATGTCCTTCGCCAGTTCGCTGGCCCTGCCGGGCGGCGCGGAGTTGCCCGCGGCCGCCGTGACCGCCGTGGGGGTTCGCGCCGACCTGACGCGCCGCGGCGTGCTCACCGAGCTCATGCGTGCCCAGTTGGACGAGGTCCGTCGGCGTGGTGAGGCGGCGGCCATGCTGCACGCCTCGGAGACCGCGATCTACGGGCGTTTCGGTTACGGAGTGGCTACCAGGTCCAGGACCGTGGCGCTGGAGACCGCGCGGGCGGCGCCACGTGACCGGGCTCCCGGTGGCGGCCGGGTCAGGCTGGTCGACACGGACGAGGCGGCGGAGATCCTGCCCGGACTGTACCGGGCCCTCGGCGTCGTGCGGGCCGGGATGATCGCGCGCCCGTCGGCCTGGTGGAGAACGCATCTCGGCAGGCGGGAACTGCACGGGGGTTACGCGGTGGTCGCGGTGCACAGTGATTCGGACGGTGTCGACGACGGTTTCGCCGTATGGATGCCCAGCGGAAACGACTACCGCTTCGGGGACGGGCGCACGACTCTGCGCGTGCTGGATCTGCACGCGGCCGATCAGGCGGCCACGGCCGCGTTGTGGTGGTTCCTGCTGGGGGTCGATCTGGCCGACGAGGTGGTGGCCATCGAGCGTCCGCTCGACGAGCCGCTGGAGTGGTGGCTGGCGGACAGCCGCCAGTGCCGGGTGCGCGATGTCTACGACGGCCTGTGGGTGCGTCCCGTCGACGTGCCCGCGATGTTTCGGGAACGTGCCTACGGCACGGCCGAACCGGTGGTGCTCGAGGTGCGGGACGGGTTGTTACCGGACAACGCCGGTTGCTACCTGGTCGGCCCGGACGGGGCTGAGCCCACCGAGCGGGATCCGCAGCTGAGCGTCGACGTCGCCGAGCTAGCCTCGTTGCTGTTCGGTGAGGCACGTCCGTCCACTCTGGCTGAGGCGAACCTGGTCGAAGCGCACGATCCGAAGGCCCTCCTACCGGCGGACCGCTTGTTCGCCACCCTCGAGCGGGCCTGGTGCGGCACGCACTTCTGA
- a CDS encoding DUF4333 domain-containing protein, which translates to MSEPRGTPSSRGPEWQQGQAAPPRNQWAGEPYRAYGPPGGGDGRETFGTASGGSGAWSAGAFGDSSAGSAARADTYAASSGGGRKRRPWFFAAFAVLVALGGAFLGLVAPGWFHRSVLDTGSVQAGVRQIVRDSYGMEGVESVSCPSGQPVRPGHSFTCELSPGEEYERVRVVVQDEEGTYAVERPD; encoded by the coding sequence ATGAGTGAGCCTCGTGGCACGCCTTCGTCCCGGGGGCCGGAATGGCAGCAGGGGCAGGCGGCTCCACCCCGGAACCAGTGGGCGGGGGAGCCGTACCGTGCGTACGGCCCTCCTGGCGGTGGAGACGGCCGGGAGACCTTCGGCACCGCCTCCGGTGGTTCCGGTGCGTGGTCGGCCGGGGCGTTCGGGGACTCTTCCGCCGGGAGTGCGGCGCGGGCCGACACGTACGCGGCTTCCTCCGGCGGAGGCAGAAAGCGCAGGCCGTGGTTCTTCGCCGCTTTCGCGGTGCTGGTGGCTCTGGGGGGCGCGTTTCTGGGCCTCGTCGCCCCGGGGTGGTTCCATCGCAGCGTGCTCGACACGGGTTCGGTGCAGGCCGGGGTGCGTCAGATCGTGCGTGACTCCTACGGCATGGAGGGTGTCGAGTCGGTCTCCTGTCCCTCCGGGCAGCCTGTCCGTCCCGGACACAGCTTCACCTGCGAACTCTCCCCCGGTGAGGAGTACGAGCGGGTCCGCGTCGTGGTGCAGGACGAGGAGGGCACCTACGCGGTCGAGCGTCCCGACTGA
- a CDS encoding 5'-3' exonuclease yields MRSPVMLVDAAGLWFRSYYALPESLTAPDGSPVNAVRGFCDTLARLLTERSPGRLVVCLDNDWRPEFRVRALPSYKSHRVAEETPEAEAVPDTLTPQIPVILDLLAALGVDTAEAEGYEADDVIATLAEVERDDPVEVITGDRDLFQLVRNEPTPTRVIYMGGGLNKLQDYGPAELAERYGLPHEETGRAYADMAVLRGDPSDGLAGVAGIGEKTAAKLVSRFGSLENLLEAAANGDTELTPRNRAKLVEANEYLAAAPSVVRAVTDAPVEHTLSTDVRRTEPVDTARVSELQRERGLGSPVDRLVAALG; encoded by the coding sequence GTGCGCTCCCCCGTGATGCTCGTCGACGCCGCGGGACTGTGGTTCCGCTCGTACTACGCGCTGCCCGAGTCACTTACCGCACCGGACGGCAGCCCGGTCAACGCGGTACGCGGTTTCTGCGACACGCTCGCCAGACTGCTCACCGAGCGCTCCCCCGGGCGGCTCGTGGTCTGCCTGGACAACGACTGGCGTCCCGAATTCCGCGTGCGAGCGCTGCCCTCGTACAAGAGCCACCGGGTCGCCGAGGAAACACCGGAAGCCGAGGCGGTTCCGGACACGCTGACGCCGCAGATTCCCGTGATCCTGGACCTGCTGGCCGCTCTCGGGGTCGACACCGCCGAGGCCGAGGGTTACGAGGCCGACGACGTCATCGCGACGCTGGCGGAGGTGGAACGGGACGATCCCGTGGAAGTGATCACCGGCGACCGCGATCTCTTCCAGCTGGTGCGGAACGAGCCCACCCCCACCCGGGTGATCTACATGGGCGGTGGGCTCAACAAACTCCAGGACTACGGCCCCGCGGAACTGGCCGAACGCTACGGCCTGCCGCACGAGGAAACCGGACGGGCCTATGCGGACATGGCGGTGCTGCGCGGGGATCCCTCGGACGGGCTGGCCGGGGTCGCCGGGATCGGGGAGAAAACCGCGGCGAAGCTCGTCTCCCGGTTCGGGTCACTGGAGAACCTGCTGGAAGCCGCCGCGAACGGCGACACGGAACTGACCCCGCGCAACAGGGCGAAACTCGTCGAGGCGAACGAGTACCTCGCCGCCGCGCCGAGCGTGGTGCGCGCGGTCACCGACGCACCGGTCGAGCACACCCTGTCCACGGACGTCCGGCGCACCGAGCCCGTCGACACCGCGCGGGTCTCCGAACTGCAGCGCGAACGTGGGCTCGGCAGCCCGGTGGACCGGCTCGTCGCGGCGCTCGGCTGA
- a CDS encoding DeoR/GlpR family DNA-binding transcription regulator, with translation MYGAERRQLLTQRMRQEGRIDVATASEDLDVAPETIRRDLGALERQGFVRRVYGGAIPLERLDFEPEVAQRDTTASAEKDRIARAALERVPERGTLLLDAGTTTARLAGMLPAGEFTVVTNSLPVANQLAHRGNCDLHLLGGRVRATTLASVESWARDVLAGLTLDFGFLGANGFSAERGCTTPDSAEGAVKAAMVHACRQRVLLADHTKYGHDHFSRFAGISELDVLVTDGGLDQDAAEELRATGTDVVLA, from the coding sequence ATGTACGGGGCAGAGCGCAGGCAACTGTTGACGCAGCGGATGCGTCAGGAGGGACGCATCGATGTCGCGACGGCATCCGAGGACCTCGACGTCGCCCCGGAAACGATCCGGCGCGACCTCGGAGCGCTCGAGCGTCAGGGATTCGTGCGGCGGGTCTACGGTGGCGCCATTCCGCTGGAGCGGTTGGACTTCGAACCGGAAGTGGCGCAGCGGGACACCACGGCGTCCGCGGAGAAGGACCGCATCGCCCGCGCGGCGCTGGAGCGGGTGCCGGAACGGGGGACACTGCTGCTGGACGCGGGGACCACCACGGCCAGGTTGGCCGGGATGCTGCCCGCGGGGGAGTTCACGGTCGTGACCAACTCGCTTCCGGTGGCCAACCAGCTCGCCCATCGCGGCAACTGCGATCTGCACCTGCTCGGAGGCAGGGTGCGTGCCACGACCCTGGCCTCCGTCGAGTCCTGGGCCCGGGACGTTCTCGCCGGGCTGACCCTCGACTTCGGCTTTCTCGGGGCCAACGGGTTCTCGGCCGAGCGCGGATGCACCACTCCGGACAGTGCCGAGGGGGCGGTCAAGGCCGCCATGGTGCACGCGTGCAGGCAGCGGGTGCTGCTGGCCGACCACACCAAGTACGGCCACGACCACTTCAGCCGGTTCGCGGGGATCTCCGAGCTCGACGTGCTGGTCACCGACGGCGGTCTCGACCAGGACGCCGCCGAGGAACTGCGTGCGACCGGAACGGATGTGGTGCTGGCATGA
- the pfkB gene encoding 1-phosphofructokinase produces MIVTVTPNPSLDRSVALGGLERGAVHRSERSLLEPGGKGVNVARALAAADHSAVALLPTGGAEGSRLAELLAPEAVSVVEVPVEGSTRTNLTLLEPDGTTTKINEPGSTLNRGELEGLRSRLSDLAARADWVVTCGSLPSGCPEDLHAALVRTARSAGTRIAVDTSGGPLAEARRAAPDLLAPNLSELSGLVGRELSGLEEVVSAAREVRQDDVGAVLVTLGEHGAVLVEARGCWHANSRARRVRSTVGAGDAALTGFLLAGANGPEALRHAVAYGTAGVELSGSRMPSPDDLRLDSVRVTEVDEPRHLDGVTL; encoded by the coding sequence ATGATCGTCACCGTCACCCCGAATCCGAGCCTGGACCGCAGCGTAGCGCTCGGAGGGCTGGAACGCGGTGCGGTGCACCGCTCCGAACGCTCCCTGCTCGAGCCGGGCGGTAAGGGGGTCAACGTCGCGCGCGCGTTGGCCGCCGCCGATCACAGTGCCGTCGCGCTGCTGCCCACCGGGGGAGCCGAAGGCAGCCGCCTGGCCGAACTGCTGGCTCCCGAGGCCGTGTCCGTGGTGGAGGTTCCGGTCGAGGGCTCTACCCGTACCAATCTGACGCTGCTGGAGCCGGACGGAACGACGACCAAGATCAACGAGCCCGGCAGCACGCTCAACCGGGGTGAGCTGGAGGGACTGCGGAGCAGGTTGAGCGATCTCGCCGCGCGGGCCGACTGGGTGGTGACCTGTGGGAGCCTCCCATCCGGGTGCCCGGAGGACCTGCACGCCGCTCTGGTGCGCACTGCGCGGTCTGCGGGGACGCGGATCGCTGTGGACACCTCCGGGGGGCCGCTGGCCGAGGCCCGGCGGGCGGCTCCCGACCTGCTCGCTCCGAACCTGTCCGAACTGTCCGGACTGGTCGGACGTGAGCTGTCCGGCCTGGAAGAGGTCGTGTCCGCCGCCCGTGAGGTGCGACAGGACGACGTCGGTGCCGTGCTGGTGACCCTGGGGGAGCACGGGGCGGTGCTGGTGGAGGCGCGTGGTTGCTGGCACGCCAACAGCCGGGCCCGGCGAGTGCGCAGCACGGTCGGTGCCGGGGACGCGGCACTCACGGGGTTCCTGCTGGCAGGCGCTAACGGGCCGGAAGCGCTGCGGCACGCCGTCGCCTACGGAACCGCGGGAGTCGAGCTCTCCGGGAGTCGGATGCCCTCCCCGGACGACCTGCGTCTCGATTCGGTCCGGGTGACCGAAGTGGACGAACCCCGCCATCTCGATGGAGTGACACTGTGA
- a CDS encoding helix-turn-helix transcriptional regulator produces the protein MGNSTIERLPRLLALVPYLVSRPGVAVSEVAADFGVGEQQLRRDLELLWMCGLPGYGPGDLIDLSFSGDTVTVVYDAGMRKPLRLTGQEATSLQVALRALSETPGIADTDAVRRALAKVENAAGQAHPAGMVVGLNDVSGPVSAATGGTVEWAVKHRRVLRIRYYTASRDEITERTVDPMRLVLLEGRGYLEAWCRRSRGVRLFRLDRVDGAESLDEHARPPAEALNTDFSAGPFRPLPDQPSAELELRPEARWVAEYYPVDERTDLPDGRTRVVLRYSDRAWIVRLVLGLGGRGRVTAPAELATEVRQRAYAALERSGHPLST, from the coding sequence GTGGGCAATAGCACGATCGAGCGGTTGCCGCGGCTGTTGGCCTTGGTGCCCTACCTGGTGAGCAGGCCCGGCGTGGCCGTCTCGGAGGTGGCGGCCGATTTCGGGGTGGGCGAGCAGCAGTTGCGGCGCGATCTGGAACTGCTCTGGATGTGCGGACTCCCCGGATACGGCCCCGGTGATCTGATCGACCTCTCGTTCAGCGGGGACACCGTGACCGTCGTCTACGACGCGGGGATGCGCAAACCGCTGCGGCTGACCGGTCAGGAGGCCACGTCCCTGCAGGTGGCGCTGCGTGCGCTTTCGGAGACACCCGGCATCGCGGACACGGACGCGGTGCGGCGCGCGCTCGCCAAGGTGGAGAACGCGGCCGGACAGGCTCACCCGGCCGGGATGGTCGTCGGGCTGAACGATGTCTCCGGGCCCGTTTCCGCCGCGACCGGTGGGACCGTGGAGTGGGCGGTCAAACACCGCAGGGTGCTGCGGATCCGGTACTACACGGCGTCCAGGGACGAGATCACCGAGCGCACGGTCGATCCCATGCGGCTGGTGCTGCTCGAGGGACGGGGTTATCTGGAGGCGTGGTGCCGCCGCTCCCGCGGGGTCCGGCTGTTCCGGTTGGATCGGGTGGACGGGGCGGAGTCGCTCGACGAGCACGCCCGACCACCCGCCGAAGCGCTGAACACGGACTTCTCGGCCGGCCCGTTCCGGCCGTTGCCGGACCAGCCGAGCGCGGAGCTGGAGCTACGGCCGGAGGCACGCTGGGTCGCCGAGTACTACCCGGTCGACGAACGGACGGACCTTCCGGACGGCCGGACCAGGGTGGTGCTTCGTTACTCCGATCGGGCATGGATTGTTCGGCTGGTGCTGGGACTCGGGGGCCGCGGAAGGGTGACAGCCCCCGCGGAACTGGCCACTGAGGTGCGACAACGTGCGTACGCGGCATTGGAACGTTCTGGTCACCCGTTGTCCACCTGA
- a CDS encoding PTS sugar transporter subunit IIA gives MNNELINSDLVDLDLRSPDKQAAVRSLAERLVTAGRVTDLERFLTDVAEREKQMPTGMQGGIGIPHCRSEAVTAPTLAFGRCPEGIDFGAEDGPANLVFLIAAPQGGDSEHMSVLAALARRLVRAEFKRTLTESDDPAAVAEYVREEVTP, from the coding sequence GTGAACAACGAGCTCATCAACTCCGACCTCGTCGATCTCGACCTGCGCTCCCCGGACAAGCAGGCCGCCGTGCGCAGCCTGGCCGAGCGACTGGTCACCGCCGGACGTGTGACGGACCTGGAAAGGTTCCTCACCGACGTCGCCGAGCGGGAGAAGCAGATGCCGACCGGGATGCAGGGCGGTATCGGTATTCCGCACTGCCGGTCCGAAGCGGTGACCGCGCCGACGCTGGCCTTCGGGCGCTGCCCGGAAGGAATCGACTTCGGCGCCGAGGACGGACCGGCCAACCTGGTCTTTCTCATCGCCGCCCCGCAGGGCGGCGATTCCGAGCACATGTCGGTGCTGGCCGCGCTGGCACGCAGGCTCGTGCGAGCCGAGTTCAAACGAACCCTCACCGAATCCGACGACCCGGCCGCGGTCGCGGAGTACGTTCGCGAGGAGGTCACGCCATGA
- the tatC gene encoding twin-arginine translocase subunit TatC, which yields MSLVDHLYELRHRLGVALLWVLVGGIFGFWWFSNQLFGLPSLGDLITGPYCSLPESARMTPNGECQLMQTRPFEVFMLQLKVGLALGAVLLSPVWLYQFWAFIAPGLHSRERKFARVFVGIGSLLFVAGALLAYFVVPKGLTFMVGFGGDEFFTALTGGEYINFVLLMLLFFGISFELPLVMVMLNRAGVVSYAKLRSWWRGSVFALFIFAAVATPQDPISMLVLGAALCVLYSIALLICRSHDRAKERKQREQESAEDPDAPSEVDPRASELSTTGTSSATHKDDEAT from the coding sequence ATGAGCCTCGTCGATCACCTTTACGAGCTGCGTCATCGGCTCGGGGTGGCGCTGCTCTGGGTGCTGGTCGGCGGGATATTCGGGTTCTGGTGGTTCTCGAACCAGTTGTTCGGTCTGCCGAGTCTCGGGGATCTCATCACCGGGCCGTACTGCTCGTTGCCCGAGAGTGCGCGGATGACCCCGAACGGCGAGTGCCAGCTCATGCAGACTCGACCGTTCGAAGTCTTCATGCTTCAGCTCAAGGTCGGTCTCGCCTTGGGCGCTGTGTTGTTGAGTCCGGTCTGGTTGTACCAGTTCTGGGCCTTCATCGCTCCCGGGCTGCACTCGAGGGAACGCAAGTTCGCCAGGGTGTTCGTCGGTATCGGCAGCCTGCTGTTCGTCGCGGGCGCGCTGCTGGCCTACTTCGTGGTTCCGAAGGGGCTCACCTTCATGGTGGGTTTCGGTGGGGACGAGTTCTTCACCGCGCTCACCGGTGGCGAGTACATCAACTTCGTACTGCTGATGCTGCTGTTCTTCGGTATCAGCTTCGAACTCCCCCTCGTCATGGTGATGCTCAACAGGGCGGGCGTGGTCAGCTACGCCAAACTGCGCAGCTGGTGGCGGGGAAGTGTGTTCGCCCTGTTCATCTTCGCCGCCGTGGCCACCCCGCAGGACCCGATCTCCATGCTGGTGCTCGGTGCGGCGCTGTGCGTCCTGTACTCCATCGCGTTGCTGATATGTCGTTCCCACGACCGAGCCAAGGAACGAAAGCAGCGGGAACAGGAATCGGCGGAGGATCCCGACGCTCCCTCGGAGGTGGATCCTAGGGCTTCCGAGCTGAGCACGACCGGTACGTCGTCGGCGACGCACAAGGACGACGAGGCGACCTGA
- the tatA gene encoding Sec-independent protein translocase subunit TatA, translated as MSFPGGWELVLIVGVLVLLFGATKLPQLARSLGQSARVFKAETRGMKQDEETASSSKSEQEQPQQLTTGEPQRDGFAAPGADRVNGERPTESAYRNDATN; from the coding sequence ATGAGTTTTCCCGGTGGGTGGGAGCTGGTTCTGATCGTCGGTGTCTTGGTGCTGTTGTTCGGTGCCACCAAGCTGCCGCAACTGGCCAGGTCGCTGGGGCAGTCTGCCCGGGTGTTCAAGGCCGAGACGCGTGGTATGAAGCAGGACGAGGAAACCGCCTCGAGCTCCAAGAGCGAGCAGGAGCAGCCGCAGCAGCTCACCACTGGAGAACCGCAGCGTGACGGTTTCGCTGCTCCGGGCGCGGACCGGGTGAACGGTGAGCGCCCGACCGAGAGCGCGTACCGCAACGACGCCACGAACTGA
- a CDS encoding DEAD/DEAH box helicase has translation MADSRTEPTETGAAPVNPAEARTDDHRARGAHPRLNAFTKDVSFELDAFQRTACQALEDGHGVLVCAPTGAGKTVVGEFAVNLALAGGHKCFYTTPIKALSNQKYTDFCERYGSASVGLLTGDTSINGNAQVVVMTTEVLRNMLYAGSSTLDTLGYVVMDEVHYLADRFRGAVWEEVILHLPEHVQLASLSATVSNAEEFGEWLVEVRGDTTVVVDEHRPVPLWQHMLVGSTMFDLFGGETENRELKINPELLRHTGELGRSRGVPGKVRRGPDGKKRVQNRGNRFFQPSRVDVLNQLEDAELLPAIVFIFSRAGCDAAVAQCVRAGLRLTTDDDLAEIREVIEEYTSTLPESDLEVLGYWEWREALERGVAAHHAGLLPAFKETVEELFVRGLVKAVFATETLALGINMPARTVVLERLVKFNGESHVDLTPGEYTQLTGRAGRRGIDVEGHAVVVWQPGMDPKQVAGLASTRTYPLHSSFRPGYNMAVNLVGRVGSEAARELLEQSFAQFQADRSVVGESRRVERNTEALEGYAEALHCDQGDFAEYFELRRRISEREKELAKQNKAAKRAEAAKSLEKLRKGDVIVIPSGRRSGLAVVIDPGLDPMEEPRPLVVTEDRWAGRVSVADFTNPVEAQDRIKLPKYVDVRSPKSRRNLANTLRETGVSTGGGKRRKNKGTDTNSDQELASLRRAMRSHPCHGCAERESHARWAERHEKLRRETEQIRNRVAAKTNSLVRSFDRITALLEERHYLDPYQPDDPVTEFGKRLSRIYSESDLLVAECLRVGKWRVLEPAQLAAVVSSLVYEARGDSPSAPEVPPGAVADALSATWELWAELEDDERRHKLNRTREPDPGFAWPVYRWARGDSLEKVLTASATAGHELPAGDFVRWCRQVIDLLDQIREVVGREDPVGSAANKALNGIRRGVVAAGSV, from the coding sequence GTGGCTGACAGCCGTACCGAACCCACGGAGACAGGCGCCGCACCGGTGAACCCGGCGGAGGCCCGTACCGACGATCACCGTGCCCGCGGTGCCCACCCGCGCCTGAACGCGTTCACGAAGGACGTGTCCTTCGAACTGGACGCGTTCCAGCGGACCGCCTGCCAGGCCCTGGAGGACGGACACGGAGTGCTGGTCTGCGCCCCGACGGGGGCGGGCAAGACCGTAGTCGGAGAGTTCGCGGTGAACCTCGCCCTCGCGGGAGGGCACAAGTGCTTCTACACCACCCCGATCAAGGCACTCTCCAACCAGAAGTACACCGACTTCTGCGAACGCTACGGATCCGCCTCGGTGGGGCTGCTGACCGGCGACACCTCGATCAACGGCAACGCGCAAGTGGTCGTGATGACCACCGAGGTGCTGCGCAACATGCTCTACGCCGGTTCGAGCACCCTCGACACGCTCGGCTACGTGGTGATGGACGAGGTGCACTATCTGGCGGACCGCTTCCGGGGAGCGGTCTGGGAGGAAGTGATCCTGCACCTGCCCGAGCACGTGCAGCTCGCGAGCCTGTCGGCCACGGTGAGCAACGCCGAGGAGTTCGGTGAGTGGCTGGTCGAGGTGCGTGGGGACACCACCGTAGTGGTCGACGAGCACCGCCCGGTTCCGCTGTGGCAGCACATGCTGGTGGGAAGCACCATGTTCGACCTGTTCGGCGGTGAGACGGAGAACCGGGAGTTGAAGATCAACCCCGAGCTGCTGCGTCACACCGGGGAGCTCGGTCGCAGCAGGGGCGTGCCGGGCAAGGTGCGCCGCGGGCCGGACGGCAAGAAGCGGGTCCAGAACCGGGGGAACAGGTTCTTCCAGCCTTCCCGGGTGGACGTGCTCAACCAGCTCGAGGACGCCGAACTGCTTCCGGCCATCGTGTTCATCTTCAGCCGTGCGGGTTGTGACGCCGCCGTGGCCCAGTGCGTACGGGCCGGTCTGCGGCTGACCACCGACGACGATCTGGCCGAGATCCGCGAGGTGATCGAGGAGTACACCAGCACGCTCCCCGAGAGCGATCTGGAGGTGCTCGGTTACTGGGAGTGGCGGGAGGCCTTGGAGCGTGGAGTGGCAGCACACCACGCGGGGCTGCTTCCCGCCTTCAAGGAAACCGTCGAGGAACTGTTCGTCCGTGGACTGGTCAAGGCGGTTTTCGCCACGGAGACGCTCGCCCTCGGGATCAACATGCCCGCGCGCACGGTCGTGCTGGAGCGGTTGGTCAAGTTCAACGGCGAGTCGCACGTCGATCTGACCCCCGGGGAGTACACGCAGCTCACCGGCAGGGCGGGGCGTCGCGGTATCGACGTCGAGGGCCACGCCGTGGTCGTGTGGCAGCCGGGGATGGACCCCAAACAGGTCGCGGGGCTCGCCTCGACACGCACCTATCCGCTGCACTCCTCCTTCCGCCCCGGCTACAACATGGCGGTCAACCTCGTCGGGCGGGTCGGTTCCGAAGCGGCTCGGGAGCTGTTGGAGCAGTCCTTCGCGCAGTTCCAGGCCGACCGTTCGGTGGTCGGCGAGTCCCGTCGGGTGGAGCGCAACACCGAGGCGCTCGAGGGTTATGCCGAGGCGTTGCACTGCGATCAGGGCGATTTCGCCGAGTACTTCGAGCTGCGCAGGCGCATTTCCGAACGGGAAAAGGAACTGGCGAAGCAGAACAAGGCGGCCAAACGGGCCGAGGCCGCCAAGTCCCTGGAGAAACTCCGCAAGGGTGACGTGATCGTGATTCCCTCGGGGCGACGTTCCGGGCTGGCCGTGGTGATCGATCCCGGCCTGGATCCGATGGAGGAGCCGCGTCCGCTGGTCGTCACGGAGGACCGTTGGGCCGGACGGGTGTCGGTGGCGGACTTCACCAACCCGGTCGAGGCTCAGGACAGGATCAAGCTGCCCAAGTACGTCGACGTCCGTTCGCCGAAGTCGCGGCGCAATCTGGCGAACACGCTGCGTGAGACCGGTGTGAGCACCGGCGGGGGCAAGCGCAGGAAGAACAAGGGCACGGACACGAACAGCGACCAGGAGTTGGCGAGCCTGCGACGGGCCATGCGTTCGCACCCCTGCCACGGCTGCGCCGAACGGGAGAGCCACGCCAGGTGGGCCGAGCGGCACGAGAAGCTGCGCAGGGAGACCGAACAGATCAGGAACAGGGTGGCCGCCAAGACGAACTCCCTCGTTCGGTCGTTCGACCGGATCACGGCCCTGCTGGAGGAACGGCACTACCTGGACCCGTATCAGCCGGACGATCCGGTCACCGAGTTCGGCAAGCGCCTGTCCAGGATCTACAGCGAGTCGGACCTGTTGGTGGCCGAGTGTCTGCGGGTGGGCAAGTGGCGGGTCCTCGAACCGGCCCAGTTGGCCGCCGTGGTCTCCTCACTGGTCTACGAGGCGCGGGGTGACTCCCCCTCGGCTCCGGAGGTCCCCCCGGGGGCAGTGGCGGACGCGCTGTCGGCGACCTGGGAGCTGTGGGCCGAGTTGGAGGACGACGAGCGCAGGCACAAGCTGAATCGCACCCGCGAGCCGGATCCGGGATTCGCCTGGCCGGTTTACCGCTGGGCCAGGGGTGATTCGCTGGAGAAGGTGTTGACCGCTTCGGCCACGGCCGGCCACGAGCTGCCCGCCGGTGACTTCGTGCGCTGGTGCCGCCAGGTGATCGACCTGCTGGATCAGATCCGCGAGGTCGTGGGCCGCGAGGATCCGGTCGGTTCGGCCGCGAACAAGGCGCTCAACGGGATCAGGCGTGGGGTGGTCGCGGCGGGTTCCGTCTGA
- a CDS encoding bacteriophage holin: MLLVPYAFMAGLLVLALVVLTASLLVTMRSFRRLHAARSAVTSDLADRAGLLRARVAGVGVALRRRCPDRSC, encoded by the coding sequence GTGTTGCTCGTGCCTTATGCGTTCATGGCGGGGCTGCTGGTGCTGGCCCTGGTGGTTTTGACGGCTTCGTTGCTGGTCACGATGCGTTCGTTCCGGCGGCTCCACGCCGCCCGTTCCGCGGTGACGAGCGATCTCGCGGACAGGGCGGGACTGTTGCGTGCCAGGGTCGCCGGTGTCGGGGTGGCACTGCGGCGGCGTTGCCCCGATCGAAGCTGTTGA